One window of the Streptomyces sp. TS71-3 genome contains the following:
- a CDS encoding CdaR family transcriptional regulator: MGGVKGDYQDLVDEISVLLGTPATLEDRGFGLIAYGAQGSGIDFDASSLDPVRTRSILTRRSTAAVRDWFEGFGIARATGPVRIPAAPEAGVNLARICLPVRHRGTVLGYVWLLDAGDGAGPTEQQLSAAMEVAARIGALLADEAQAGADLTREFRTVLSAGRAPGAGGTQGPADPAAVATALAALRTELGADADGLHTVVCVAPWPSAEPDDAPSPHTVPGAAAVCTMPWRASSQSLAVLIRLRATGVLTPALSAADRLRRSPAGARTAAGLAAPRRGLAELADSWYEALAAARAALAEDRLGPVAQWSAIGPYRMLTALPPRASRDPVAQELLAPAHRELARTAEAFLDCAGQAGRTAALLGIHRQTLYYRLSRVEQLTGLDLDDGEDRLLLHMTLKGARL; this comes from the coding sequence ATGGGGGGCGTGAAAGGCGACTACCAGGATCTCGTCGACGAGATCTCCGTGCTGCTCGGCACTCCCGCGACGCTGGAGGACCGCGGCTTCGGGCTGATCGCCTACGGGGCGCAGGGCAGCGGCATCGACTTCGACGCCTCGTCGCTGGACCCCGTGCGCACCCGGTCGATCCTGACGCGCCGCTCCACGGCCGCGGTGCGCGACTGGTTCGAGGGTTTCGGCATCGCGCGCGCCACCGGCCCGGTGCGGATTCCGGCCGCCCCGGAGGCGGGCGTCAACCTGGCCCGCATCTGCCTGCCCGTGCGGCACCGCGGGACGGTCCTCGGCTACGTGTGGCTGCTCGACGCGGGCGACGGCGCCGGCCCCACCGAACAGCAGCTGTCCGCCGCGATGGAGGTGGCCGCCCGGATCGGGGCGCTCCTCGCCGACGAGGCGCAGGCGGGCGCGGACCTGACGAGGGAGTTCCGGACGGTGCTGAGCGCGGGACGCGCCCCGGGCGCGGGCGGCACCCAGGGCCCCGCCGACCCTGCCGCCGTCGCCACCGCGCTCGCCGCGCTCCGCACCGAGCTGGGCGCCGACGCGGACGGCCTGCACACCGTCGTCTGCGTGGCCCCGTGGCCCTCCGCCGAGCCGGACGACGCCCCGTCGCCGCACACGGTCCCCGGTGCCGCCGCGGTCTGCACGATGCCGTGGCGCGCGTCGAGCCAGAGCCTGGCGGTACTGATCCGGCTGCGCGCGACGGGCGTCCTCACCCCGGCCCTGTCGGCGGCGGACCGGTTGCGCCGCTCCCCCGCCGGGGCCCGCACCGCCGCCGGCCTCGCCGCGCCCCGCAGGGGCCTGGCCGAGCTGGCCGACTCCTGGTACGAGGCGCTGGCGGCGGCCCGCGCCGCGCTCGCGGAGGACCGGCTCGGGCCGGTCGCGCAGTGGTCCGCCATCGGTCCGTACCGCATGCTGACGGCCCTGCCCCCGCGGGCGTCCAGGGACCCCGTGGCCCAGGAGCTGCTGGCGCCCGCGCACCGCGAACTGGCCCGCACCGCCGAGGCGTTCCTGGACTGCGCCGGCCAGGCGGGCCGCACCGCGGCGCTGCTGGGCATCCACCGCCAGACCCTCTACTACCGCCTCTCCCGGGTGGAACAGCTCACCGGCCTCGACCTGGACGACGGCGAGGACCGGCTACTG
- a CDS encoding proline dehydrogenase family protein, protein MLGPVILAASRSERTRRFLTTTPMTRPVVGRFIAGESVEGTLPVIKDMADRGLDVTLDVLGEDVSDPADALRARDSYLRLVDALAPLALGPRAEMSVKLSAFGQALPGGHDLALRHATAVAEAAAAIGTTVTLDMEDHTTTDSTLAVHSELLRAFPRTGAVIQSYLFRSEDDCRELARAGSRVRLVKGAYKEPPSVAHQDRAEVDKAYIRCLKILMTGDCYPMVGSHDPRIVAIAGELAERAGRGPDDYEFQMLYGIRTAEHARLAAQGHRMRVYVAFGTDWYGYFMRRLAERPANLAFFLRSLATRG, encoded by the coding sequence GTGCTCGGTCCCGTGATCCTCGCCGCGTCGCGCAGCGAGCGCACCCGCCGGTTCCTCACCACCACCCCGATGACCAGGCCCGTCGTGGGACGGTTCATAGCGGGGGAGTCGGTCGAGGGCACCCTGCCGGTGATCAAGGACATGGCGGACCGCGGCCTCGACGTCACCCTGGACGTGCTCGGCGAGGACGTCAGCGACCCGGCCGACGCGCTCCGCGCCCGGGACTCCTACCTTCGGCTGGTCGACGCGCTGGCGCCGCTCGCGCTCGGGCCCCGGGCCGAGATGTCCGTGAAGCTCTCCGCTTTCGGCCAGGCCCTGCCCGGCGGCCACGACCTGGCGCTGCGGCACGCCACCGCGGTCGCCGAGGCCGCCGCGGCCATCGGGACCACGGTCACGTTGGACATGGAGGACCACACCACCACCGACTCCACGCTCGCCGTCCACTCCGAGCTGCTGCGCGCCTTCCCGCGCACCGGCGCCGTCATCCAGTCGTACCTGTTCCGCAGCGAGGACGACTGCCGCGAGCTCGCCCGGGCAGGCTCACGAGTGAGACTGGTGAAGGGCGCCTACAAGGAGCCGCCCTCCGTCGCCCACCAGGACAGGGCCGAGGTCGACAAGGCGTACATCCGCTGCCTGAAGATCCTCATGACCGGTGACTGCTATCCGATGGTCGGCTCCCACGACCCGCGGATCGTGGCCATCGCGGGGGAGCTGGCGGAGCGCGCGGGCCGCGGGCCGGACGACTACGAGTTCCAGATGCTCTACGGCATCCGGACCGCGGAGCACGCACGGCTGGCCGCCCAGGGACACCGGATGCGCGTCTACGTCGCCTTCGGCACCGACTGGTACGGATATTTCATGCGCCGTCTCGCGGAGCGCCCGGCGAACCTCGCGTTCTTCCTGCGATCGCTGGCCACCCGCGGCTGA
- the pruA gene encoding L-glutamate gamma-semialdehyde dehydrogenase, translating to MDALTQVPAPVNEPPRGYAPGSPERTRLEAALKELADNPTDLPMTIGGARRLGGGEPFEVVQPHHHEAVLGTARQATQQDARDAIDAALAAAPGWRATSFADRAAIILRAADLLAGPWRETIAAATMLGQSKTVQQAEIDAPCELIDFWRFNVKYARDLLAEQPLANSPGSWNQLDHRPLEGFVYAITPFNFTAISGNLPTAPALMGNVVVWKPSPTQTLAAVLLMRLLEEAGLPKGVINLLTGDGTAVSEVALEHRDLAGVHFTGSTKTFQYLWKTVGQNIEKYRTYPRLVGETGGKDFLVAHPSADRAVLKTALTRGAFEYQGQKCSATSRAYIPASIWNTGFKEEFAAEVDGITMGDVTDLSNFIGALIDERAFAKNKAAIDRAKADPNCTVVAGGTYDDSVGYFVRPTVITCTDPQSEVFTTEYFGPILAVHVYDDTTGDPEAAFDATLAQMESVTDYALTGSVVANDRAAVARAREALRYAAGNFYINDKSTGAVVGQQPFGGGRASGTDDKAGAPQNLLRWTLTRAIKENLVPPTDYTYPHMG from the coding sequence ATGGATGCCCTCACCCAGGTCCCCGCGCCGGTCAACGAGCCGCCGCGCGGCTACGCACCCGGCTCCCCGGAGCGTACCCGCCTCGAGGCCGCCCTCAAGGAGCTGGCGGACAACCCCACCGACCTGCCGATGACCATCGGGGGCGCCCGGCGCCTGGGTGGCGGCGAACCCTTCGAGGTCGTCCAGCCGCACCACCACGAGGCCGTCCTCGGCACCGCCCGCCAGGCCACGCAGCAGGACGCCCGGGACGCCATCGACGCCGCGCTGGCCGCCGCGCCCGGCTGGCGCGCCACCTCCTTCGCCGACCGAGCCGCGATCATCCTGCGCGCCGCCGACCTGCTCGCCGGGCCCTGGCGCGAGACGATCGCCGCCGCGACCATGCTGGGCCAGTCGAAGACCGTCCAGCAGGCCGAGATCGACGCCCCCTGCGAGCTGATCGACTTCTGGCGCTTCAACGTGAAGTACGCCCGGGACCTGCTCGCCGAGCAGCCCCTGGCCAACTCCCCGGGCTCGTGGAACCAGCTCGACCACCGCCCGCTGGAGGGCTTCGTCTACGCGATCACGCCCTTCAACTTCACGGCGATCTCCGGCAACCTGCCCACGGCCCCGGCGCTGATGGGCAACGTCGTCGTCTGGAAGCCGTCCCCCACGCAGACCCTCGCCGCCGTGCTGCTGATGCGGCTGCTGGAGGAGGCGGGCCTGCCCAAGGGCGTGATCAACCTGCTGACCGGCGACGGCACCGCCGTCTCGGAGGTCGCCCTGGAGCACCGCGACCTCGCGGGCGTCCACTTCACCGGCTCGACGAAGACGTTCCAGTACCTGTGGAAGACCGTCGGCCAGAACATCGAGAAGTACCGCACCTACCCGCGCCTCGTCGGCGAGACCGGCGGCAAGGACTTCCTCGTCGCCCACCCGAGCGCGGACCGCGCGGTGCTGAAGACGGCGCTGACCCGCGGTGCGTTCGAGTACCAGGGCCAGAAGTGCTCGGCGACCTCCCGCGCCTACATCCCGGCGTCCATCTGGAACACCGGCTTCAAGGAGGAGTTCGCGGCCGAGGTCGACGGCATCACCATGGGCGACGTCACCGACCTGTCGAACTTCATCGGCGCCCTCATCGACGAGCGGGCCTTCGCCAAGAACAAGGCGGCCATCGACCGCGCCAAGGCCGACCCCAACTGCACGGTGGTCGCCGGCGGCACGTACGACGACTCGGTCGGCTACTTCGTCCGGCCCACCGTCATCACCTGCACGGACCCTCAGAGCGAGGTCTTCACCACGGAGTACTTCGGGCCGATCCTCGCGGTGCACGTCTACGACGACACCACCGGCGACCCGGAGGCGGCCTTCGACGCGACGCTGGCCCAGATGGAGTCGGTCACCGACTACGCCCTCACCGGCTCGGTCGTCGCGAACGACCGCGCCGCCGTGGCCCGCGCCCGCGAGGCGCTGCGGTACGCCGCCGGCAACTTCTACATCAACGACAAGTCGACCGGCGCCGTCGTCGGCCAGCAGCCCTTCGGCGGCGGGCGGGCCTCCGGCACGGACGACAAGGCGGGCGCCCCGCAGAACCTGCTGCGGTGGACGCTCACCCGGGCGATCAAGGAGAACCTCGTTCCGCCGACGGACTACACGTACCCGCACATGGGGTGA
- a CDS encoding 3-isopropylmalate dehydrogenase has protein sequence MSRTINLAVIPGDGIGPEVVAQGLKVLRAALPQDVKLETTEYDLGAQRWHRTGETLPDAELEALRQHDAILLGAVGDPSVPSGVLERGLLLKLRFAFEHYVNLRPSKLFPNTSTPLAGRPDIDFVVVREGTEGPYTGNGGSLRTGTPAEVATEVSVNTAFGVERVVRDAFARAQARPRRKLTLVHKNNVLVHAGHLWKNIFDRVGREYPEVTTDYLHVDAATIFFVSQPERFDVIVTDNLFGDILTDLAAAITGGIGLAASGNINPERDHPSMFEPVHGSAPDIAGQDKADPTATVLSAALLLRHLGHPAEAARIEEAVSADLAERTGTRGTGEIGDALAARVSA, from the coding sequence ATGTCTCGCACCATCAATCTCGCGGTGATCCCCGGCGACGGAATCGGCCCGGAGGTCGTGGCCCAGGGCCTCAAGGTCCTGCGCGCCGCCCTCCCTCAGGACGTCAAGCTGGAGACCACCGAGTACGATCTCGGCGCCCAGCGGTGGCACCGTACCGGCGAGACGCTGCCGGACGCCGAGCTCGAAGCCCTGCGGCAGCACGACGCGATCCTGCTGGGCGCGGTCGGCGACCCCTCCGTGCCCTCCGGGGTCCTGGAGCGGGGTCTGCTGCTCAAGCTCCGGTTCGCCTTCGAGCACTACGTGAACCTCCGGCCCTCGAAGCTCTTCCCGAACACCTCGACCCCGCTGGCCGGCCGTCCCGACATCGACTTCGTCGTCGTCCGGGAAGGCACCGAGGGCCCCTACACGGGCAACGGCGGCAGCCTGCGGACCGGCACCCCGGCCGAGGTCGCCACCGAGGTCAGCGTGAACACCGCCTTCGGCGTCGAGCGGGTCGTGCGGGACGCCTTCGCGCGGGCCCAGGCCCGTCCGCGCCGCAAGCTGACCCTGGTGCACAAGAACAACGTCCTCGTGCACGCGGGCCACCTGTGGAAGAACATCTTCGACCGGGTCGGCCGGGAGTACCCCGAGGTCACCACCGACTACCTGCACGTCGACGCCGCGACGATCTTCTTCGTCAGCCAGCCCGAGCGGTTCGACGTCATCGTCACCGACAACCTCTTCGGTGACATCCTCACGGACCTCGCCGCGGCCATCACCGGCGGCATCGGCCTGGCCGCGTCCGGCAACATCAACCCGGAGCGCGACCACCCCTCCATGTTCGAGCCCGTGCACGGCTCGGCGCCCGACATCGCGGGCCAGGACAAGGCCGACCCCACCGCGACGGTCCTCTCGGCCGCCCTCCTGCTGCGCCACCTCGGCCACCCCGCCGAGGCGGCGCGGATCGAGGAAGCCGTCTCCGCCGACCTGGCGGAGCGCACCGGAACCCGGGGCACCGGCGAGATCGGCGACGCCCTCGCCGCGCGAGTATCCGCCTGA
- a CDS encoding branched-chain amino acid aminotransferase encodes MPTPTIELKPSARPLPEAERDAILADPGFGRHFTDHMVTIRWTEGRGWHDAELVPYAPLSIDPANMTLHYAQTVFEGLKAYRRPDGSVAIFRPESNARRFQTSARRLAMPELPVETFIEACQTLVRQDRAWVPAHGEESLYLRPFMFATEVGLGVRPAGEYLFMVIASPAGAYFQGGVKPVSVWLSEDYVRAVKGGIGAAKAGANYAASLLARKEAEAKGCDEVVWLDAVEHNWVEEMGGMNLYFVYGDRIVTPELSGSLLPGVTRASLLTLARDLGYSAEEGRISTKDWRRDTESGALTEVFACGTAAVITPVGAVKSNAAEWTQGDGQPGEVTLRLRKALLDLQTGAAPDPYGWMHELA; translated from the coding sequence ATGCCGACGCCCACCATCGAGCTCAAGCCCTCCGCGCGCCCGCTGCCCGAGGCCGAACGGGACGCCATCCTGGCCGACCCCGGATTCGGCCGGCACTTCACCGACCACATGGTCACCATCCGCTGGACCGAGGGCCGCGGCTGGCACGACGCGGAACTCGTCCCGTACGCGCCGCTCTCCATCGACCCGGCGAACATGACGCTGCACTACGCGCAGACCGTCTTCGAGGGCCTCAAGGCGTACCGCAGGCCCGACGGGAGCGTCGCCATCTTCCGCCCGGAGAGCAACGCCAGACGCTTCCAGACCTCCGCCCGCCGGCTCGCCATGCCCGAGCTGCCCGTCGAGACCTTCATCGAGGCCTGCCAGACCCTCGTCAGGCAGGACAGGGCCTGGGTGCCGGCACACGGCGAGGAGTCGCTCTACCTGCGCCCCTTCATGTTCGCCACGGAGGTCGGGCTCGGCGTGCGGCCGGCCGGCGAGTACCTGTTCATGGTGATCGCGTCGCCCGCGGGTGCCTACTTCCAGGGCGGGGTCAAGCCCGTCTCGGTCTGGCTCTCCGAGGACTACGTCCGTGCCGTCAAGGGCGGCATCGGAGCCGCGAAGGCCGGTGCCAACTACGCGGCCTCGCTCCTCGCGCGGAAGGAGGCCGAGGCGAAGGGCTGCGACGAGGTGGTGTGGCTCGACGCCGTCGAGCACAACTGGGTCGAGGAGATGGGCGGGATGAACCTGTACTTCGTGTACGGGGACCGCATCGTCACCCCCGAGCTGAGCGGCTCGCTGCTGCCCGGTGTCACCCGTGCGTCGCTGCTCACCCTCGCCCGCGACCTCGGCTACAGCGCCGAGGAGGGCCGGATCTCCACCAAGGACTGGCGCCGCGACACCGAGAGCGGCGCCCTCACCGAGGTCTTCGCCTGCGGCACCGCCGCGGTGATCACCCCCGTCGGCGCGGTCAAGTCCAACGCGGCCGAGTGGACCCAGGGCGACGGGCAGCCGGGCGAGGTCACCCTCCGCCTCCGCAAGGCCCTCCTCGACCTCCAGACGGGGGCCGCCCCCGACCCGTACGGCTGGATGCACGAGCTGGCCTGA
- a CDS encoding substrate-binding domain-containing protein encodes MAEEEPAPYPWGVRPLPPDAPRTARRRPTIGLVTANVHLGVAVSLWSGVLRAAERGDAHLICFPGDALSPGHGPRNAVYDLVDAGVLDGAICWTSTLGLPPAPAARPAPDGPDRRTADRLVERLGGMPVISLNRALGDHETLLLDSYAGMRGAVGHLVQEHGRRRLACIRGPLAHPVSVNRFRAYTDALTRHHMPYDRSLVAASVDFAGGAGAAAMRVLLDVRGLEPGRDFDAVVACSDVLAADALRILTERGVRVPEDVALISFNDSTEARLSDPPLTSVALPFGELGALAVDTLLARLRGAAPPERRVVPGQLVVRRSCGCRSPLVAQGAPDAAQPESPADGLVQADPALAEALAADARGDTSDGLAFLTLFEQRVSGGLRAAPAVEAWAAPASARWDRALLGLRAGVLAALPDDAARARAERLIGQARLLVADKAQRLLEYERWGMEQESRRLRALGNVLTTAADTAEISTALDRHLPGLGVPGCTLLPPAAGAEALRPPVDRRGTLVLEPLSAGGEHLGFALFDAGPPSVAARQGALFRALGDQVSAALKDVRLFDEVRRARDAAEQANRYKTRLLDNAADELRTPVEEIRRLTRGRDPATAGHADRLLRLVDDLLVLSRSGIETLSLTRRLLDPRPVLADAFAAVAGAAPGRARWRLTLPRRLPALAADAARLRQIVVNLLTVAAGPGTTLAVEVGPATLRVRVGVAGGGVPMAPGPAEDGEHLFEPLSARVPGGRLDLAMARRLAALHGGSVTLHRVSGAAEFRLELPLPTPSGRTGPPGRALLVAAPAGPPAEITALARRHGLPVRLLHPDDEVAALVGEQPPAAVAWDACLVRPEDWATVHRLAGHPALRHVPFLLYGPVTGDRLADALRALRPAGPAEPALVADGSAESREWLRRLLGGVLPGRAVRAAVDGTSACALFAEDAPALLVVDKSLPDMDGFELVERLREATGQAAGQPGVPVLMLSSSGFSRGEARRAVRHPEVVLLGRGVLTDDETARLLAHLVERTDAAAQRTYAPVRYAVAYLEQHYRHRFARRQVAEAAGLSEDHLGRLFHRELGITLWEYLTRLRIERAKRRLAFSEDSVSTVARSVGFRDRAYFSRVFHRVAGVAPHAYRDASRARL; translated from the coding sequence ATGGCGGAAGAGGAGCCGGCGCCGTACCCGTGGGGCGTCCGGCCCCTGCCGCCGGACGCCCCGCGCACCGCGCGGCGGCGCCCCACCATCGGGCTCGTGACGGCCAACGTCCACCTCGGGGTCGCCGTCAGCCTCTGGTCGGGGGTCCTCCGGGCGGCGGAGCGCGGCGACGCCCACCTGATCTGCTTCCCCGGCGACGCCCTCAGCCCCGGCCACGGCCCCCGCAACGCCGTCTACGACCTCGTCGACGCCGGTGTCCTGGACGGCGCCATCTGCTGGACGTCGACCTTGGGCCTGCCCCCCGCCCCGGCCGCGCGCCCGGCCCCGGACGGGCCGGACCGGCGCACCGCGGACCGCCTCGTCGAACGGCTCGGCGGGATGCCGGTCATCAGCCTCAACCGCGCCCTCGGCGACCACGAGACCCTGCTGCTCGACTCCTACGCGGGTATGCGCGGCGCCGTCGGCCACCTGGTCCAGGAGCACGGCCGGCGCCGGCTCGCCTGCATCCGGGGGCCGCTCGCGCACCCCGTCTCCGTCAACCGGTTCCGCGCCTACACCGACGCCCTGACCCGCCACCACATGCCCTACGACCGCTCCCTCGTGGCGGCGTCCGTCGACTTCGCGGGCGGAGCCGGCGCCGCGGCCATGCGCGTGCTGCTCGACGTCCGCGGCCTGGAGCCGGGGCGGGACTTCGACGCGGTCGTGGCCTGTAGCGACGTGCTGGCCGCCGACGCACTGCGGATCCTCACCGAACGGGGCGTACGCGTCCCCGAGGACGTGGCGCTGATCAGCTTCAACGACTCCACCGAGGCCCGGCTCAGCGATCCCCCGCTCACCTCGGTGGCGCTGCCGTTCGGCGAGCTGGGCGCGCTGGCCGTGGACACCCTGCTGGCACGGCTGCGCGGGGCGGCGCCACCGGAGCGCCGGGTGGTGCCGGGCCAGCTCGTCGTCCGCCGGTCCTGCGGCTGCCGCTCCCCGCTGGTCGCCCAGGGCGCGCCGGACGCCGCTCAACCGGAATCACCCGCCGACGGGCTCGTGCAGGCCGATCCCGCGCTCGCCGAGGCACTGGCCGCAGACGCCCGCGGCGACACCTCCGACGGCCTGGCCTTCCTCACGCTGTTCGAGCAGCGGGTGAGCGGTGGCCTGCGCGCGGCGCCCGCCGTCGAGGCCTGGGCGGCACCGGCCTCCGCGCGCTGGGACCGCGCGCTGCTGGGCCTGCGCGCGGGGGTGCTCGCGGCGCTGCCCGACGACGCGGCACGCGCGCGTGCCGAACGGCTCATCGGCCAGGCCAGGCTGCTGGTCGCGGACAAGGCGCAGCGGCTGCTGGAGTACGAGCGCTGGGGCATGGAGCAGGAGTCGCGCCGGCTGCGCGCGCTGGGCAACGTGCTCACCACGGCCGCGGACACCGCGGAGATCTCCACCGCCCTCGACCGCCACCTGCCGGGCCTCGGCGTGCCCGGCTGCACCCTGCTGCCGCCGGCGGCCGGCGCCGAGGCGCTCCGCCCGCCCGTGGACCGCCGGGGCACGCTCGTCCTCGAACCGCTGTCGGCCGGCGGCGAGCACCTCGGCTTCGCCCTCTTCGACGCCGGGCCCCCCTCGGTCGCCGCCCGGCAGGGCGCGCTCTTCCGGGCGCTCGGCGACCAGGTCAGCGCGGCCCTGAAGGACGTGCGGCTCTTCGACGAGGTCCGGCGGGCCCGGGACGCCGCCGAGCAGGCCAACCGGTACAAGACCAGGCTCCTGGACAACGCCGCGGACGAGTTGCGCACCCCCGTGGAGGAGATCCGGCGGCTCACCCGCGGCCGGGACCCGGCCACGGCCGGGCACGCCGACCGGCTGCTGCGGCTGGTCGACGACCTGCTGGTGCTGTCCCGTTCCGGCATCGAGACGCTGAGCCTCACGCGCCGGCTGCTCGACCCGCGCCCGGTGCTCGCCGACGCCTTCGCCGCGGTGGCGGGCGCCGCGCCGGGCCGGGCCCGCTGGCGGCTGACGCTGCCGCGCCGGCTGCCCGCGCTGGCCGCCGACGCCGCCCGGCTGCGGCAGATCGTCGTCAATCTGCTCACCGTGGCCGCCGGGCCGGGCACCACGCTGGCGGTGGAGGTGGGTCCGGCCACCCTGCGGGTGCGGGTCGGCGTCGCCGGCGGAGGGGTGCCGATGGCGCCCGGACCCGCGGAGGACGGCGAGCACCTCTTCGAGCCGCTCTCCGCCCGGGTGCCCGGCGGCCGGCTCGACCTGGCCATGGCGCGGCGGCTCGCGGCTCTGCACGGCGGCTCGGTGACCCTGCACCGGGTGTCCGGGGCGGCGGAGTTCCGCCTGGAGTTGCCGCTGCCCACGCCGTCCGGGCGCACCGGGCCGCCGGGCCGTGCGTTACTGGTGGCCGCCCCGGCGGGGCCGCCGGCCGAGATCACCGCGCTGGCCCGCAGGCACGGCCTGCCGGTGCGGCTGCTGCACCCGGACGACGAGGTGGCCGCCCTGGTCGGCGAGCAGCCCCCGGCCGCGGTCGCCTGGGACGCGTGCCTGGTCAGGCCGGAGGACTGGGCCACGGTGCACCGCCTGGCCGGGCATCCGGCCCTCAGGCACGTTCCGTTCCTGCTGTACGGGCCGGTCACCGGCGACCGGCTGGCCGACGCGCTGCGGGCGCTGCGGCCCGCGGGTCCCGCGGAGCCTGCGCTGGTCGCGGACGGCTCCGCCGAGTCCCGGGAGTGGCTGCGGCGGCTGCTCGGCGGGGTGCTGCCGGGCCGGGCGGTGCGGGCCGCCGTGGACGGCACCTCCGCGTGCGCGCTGTTCGCGGAGGACGCGCCGGCGCTGCTCGTGGTCGACAAGTCGCTGCCGGACATGGACGGTTTCGAGCTGGTGGAGCGGCTGCGGGAGGCCACCGGGCAGGCGGCGGGGCAGCCGGGGGTGCCGGTGCTGATGCTCAGCTCGTCCGGGTTCAGCCGCGGCGAGGCCCGGCGGGCGGTGCGCCATCCGGAGGTGGTGCTGCTGGGCCGGGGCGTGCTGACCGACGACGAGACGGCGCGGCTGCTGGCGCACCTGGTCGAACGCACGGACGCGGCCGCCCAGCGCACCTACGCGCCCGTCAGGTACGCGGTGGCGTACCTGGAGCAGCACTACCGGCACCGCTTCGCGCGCCGCCAGGTGGCCGAGGCGGCCGGGCTGAGCGAGGACCATCTCGGCCGGCTCTTCCACCGCGAGCTGGGGATCACCCTGTGGGAGTACCTCACCCGGCTCCGCATCGAGCGGGCCAAGCGGCGGCTCGCCTTCAGCGAGGACAGCGTGTCGACGGTGGCCCGGTCCGTGGGGTTCCGTGACCGGGCCTACTTCAGCCGTGTCTTCCACCGGGTGGCGGGGGTGGCGCCGCATGCCTACCGCGACGCGAGCCGGGCGCGCCTGTAG
- a CDS encoding polysaccharide lyase family 1 protein — MRRTSARSRISRALAVATAVAAVAGLTAYQGVAAEPAARTLAAGSPEGYGAGTTGGAGGPTVTVTSADAFIDAAASDGPLQIQVNGTIQLDDMEKVTSNKTIVGTGTRGRITGGGLNVSKASNVIIQNLTFSGSDDDAINVQYSTRVWIDHNDISDAYDGACDVKRASDGVTVSWNHFHDQDKNALLGHSDDNGSEDRGKLHVSYHHNWFDATTQRNPRVRFGNPVHVYNNYYYNNSGYGVASTEEAGVLVEGNYFENVKDPYHLGEADSGPGSLVARNNQLVNSGSGQTGGSVSTPSYSYRLDPAANVKSIVTSGSGVGHV; from the coding sequence ATGCGCAGGACGAGCGCACGCTCCCGGATCAGCAGGGCACTGGCCGTGGCCACCGCGGTGGCCGCGGTCGCCGGGCTCACCGCGTACCAGGGCGTGGCCGCGGAGCCGGCCGCGCGCACCCTCGCGGCCGGCAGCCCGGAGGGCTACGGCGCCGGCACCACGGGCGGCGCCGGCGGCCCCACGGTCACCGTGACCAGCGCCGACGCGTTCATCGACGCCGCGGCCAGCGACGGGCCGCTGCAGATCCAGGTGAACGGCACCATCCAGCTCGACGACATGGAGAAGGTCACCTCCAACAAGACCATCGTCGGCACGGGCACCCGCGGCAGGATCACCGGCGGCGGGCTCAACGTCAGCAAGGCCAGCAACGTGATCATCCAGAACCTGACGTTCTCGGGGTCGGACGACGACGCGATCAACGTCCAGTACTCGACCCGCGTCTGGATCGACCACAACGACATCTCCGACGCCTACGACGGCGCCTGCGACGTCAAGCGCGCCTCCGACGGCGTGACGGTCTCCTGGAACCACTTCCACGACCAGGACAAGAACGCGCTGCTCGGCCACAGCGACGACAACGGCTCGGAGGACCGCGGCAAGCTGCACGTCAGCTACCACCACAACTGGTTCGACGCCACCACCCAGCGCAACCCGCGGGTCCGCTTCGGAAACCCCGTGCACGTGTACAACAACTACTACTACAACAACAGCGGGTACGGCGTCGCGTCCACCGAGGAGGCCGGCGTCCTCGTCGAGGGCAACTACTTCGAGAACGTGAAGGACCCCTACCACCTGGGCGAGGCCGACTCCGGTCCCGGCTCGCTGGTCGCCCGCAACAACCAGCTCGTGAACTCCGGTTCCGGCCAGACCGGCGGCTCGGTCAGCACCCCGTCGTACAGCTACCGGCTCGACCCGGCGGCGAACGTGAAGAGCATCGTGACCTCCGGTTCGGGCGTGGGCCACGTCTAG